In Calditrichota bacterium, the DNA window TTTGGAATCGGTCTATGAAAAAAGCCTTATTATTGAATTGAAACGGGAAGGATTGCATGTTGAATCTCAGAAAACGATTAAAGTTCATTATGATAATTTTGTTGTAGGAGATTTTATTGCGGATCTTTTTATTGACCATAAAATAATTGTTGAATTGAAATCAGTGACTCATTTGGCGAAAGCTCACGAAATTCAATTGGTTAATTACCTTACGGCAACCGGAATTGATGTAGGTCTCCTCATTAATTTTGGTGAAGAAAAGGTTGAAGTAAAGCGAAAAGTACGAG includes these proteins:
- a CDS encoding GxxExxY protein, with amino-acid sequence MGNNDVQYKELTARIIGCAYRVYNKLGYGFLESVYEKSLIIELKREGLHVESQKTIKVHYDNFVVGDFIADLFIDHKIIVELKSVTHLAKAHEIQLVNYLTATGIDVGLLINFGEEKVEVKRKVRELPHGI